In the genome of Vanacampus margaritifer isolate UIUO_Vmar chromosome 1, RoL_Vmar_1.0, whole genome shotgun sequence, one region contains:
- the LOC144062242 gene encoding potassium channel subfamily K member 17-like, whose protein sequence is MGIKEMFHLARVPSILMLGAVYVAYVLIGGVVFWKLEGDLGEKDISLLLMNKEKLLSTYTCLDQDGLQEVAQVIEDASKVGLSLKGNSTSDGFWKFTSSALFAATVVTTIGYGNMSPSSTPGQIFCVFFALFGIPLNMVVLNRVGKYMLAIERNISDFLEGKTGRRRWSHFLVYSVCYLSGVLLFFIVPMLVFQLHEGWTYSQAIYYCFITLSTIGFGDFVADSNPDKAYPEWYSVLMASWIFFGLAWLALVINHSIDSLERLNTHVKQWWGGSQAG, encoded by the exons ATGGGAATAAAGGAAATGTTCCATTTGGCCCGAGTGCCCTCCATCTTGATGCTGGGGGCGGTTTATGTGGCCTACGTGCTCATTGGCGGGGTGGTATTTTGGAAGTTGGAGGGGGATCTCGGGGAGAAGGACATCAGTCTCTTATTGATGAACAAAGAGAAGCTGTTGTCGACGTACACGTGTCTGGACCAAGATGGCCTCCAGGAGGTGGCTCAG GTTATTGAAGATGCCTCTAAAGTGGGCCTGAGTTTGAAAGGCAACAGCACCTCAGACGGATTCTGGAAATTCACCAGCTCAGCTCTGTTTGCTGCCACCGTGGTCACAACAATAG GTTATGGAAACATGAGCCCCAGCTCCACCCCTGGTCAGATTTTCTGTGTGTTCTTTGCCCTTTTTGGCATCCCGCTCAATATGGTGGTGCTTAACAGGGTGGGCAAGTACATGCTCGCCATTGAGCGGAACATCTCCGACTTCCTGGAGGGAAAGACGGGCAGACGG AGATGGTCGCACTTCTTGGTCTACTCGGTGTGCTACCTGTCCGGggtcctcctcttcttcattgTTCCCATGCTCGTCTTCCAGCTTCATGAAGGTTGGACCTACTCGCAGGCCATCTACTACTGCTTCATCACTCTCAGCACCATCGGATTTGGAGACTTCGTGGCAG ACAGTAACCCAGACAAAGCGTACCCGGAGTGGTACAGCGTCCTCATGGCCTCATGGATATTCTTCGGCCTGGCCTGGTTGGCGCTTGTCATCAACCACTCCATTGACAGCCTGGAGAGGCTCAACACGCATGTCAAACAGTGGTGGGGGGGGTCACAAGCAGGATGA